A genomic stretch from Aedes albopictus strain Foshan chromosome 2, AalbF5, whole genome shotgun sequence includes:
- the LOC109420799 gene encoding ribonucleoside-diphosphate reductase large subunit, whose protein sequence is MVLKSNKMYVFKRDGRKEEVHLDKITSRIQKLCYGLNMDFVDPVAITLKVINGLYSGVTTQELDNLAAETAATMTTEHADYAILAARLAVSNLHKETKKHFSDVMHDLYMMENEHLKKRTPMISEFHYKVIMDNADRLNSAIIYDRDFGYNYFGFKTLERSYLLKIKGKIVERPQHMLMRVAIGIHGEDIDAAIETYNLLSERYFTHASPTMFAAATCRPQLSSCFLLTMSDDSIEGIYDTLKQCALISKSAGGIGLNVHCIRAKGTYIAGTNGISNGLIPMLRVYNNTAKYVDQGGNKRPGAFAIYLEPWHGDVFEFLDLKKNTGAEDVRARDMFYALWIPDLFMKRVEANEDWCLMCPHECPGLSDTWGDEFEKLYTSYEAEGRFIRKVKAQDLWFAIIESQVETGVPYMLYKDACNRKSNQQNIGTIKCSNLCTEIVEYSSKDEIAVCNLASIALNMFVKPDKTYDFQKLKEVSKTATKNLNKIIDINFYPVPEAKRSNLRHRPIGIGVQGMADAFILMRYPYDSQEAQKLNQQIFETIYYGALEASCELAEKEGTYETYAGCPVSKGILQYDMWNKEPTDLWDWAALKDKIAKHGVRNSLLLAPMPTASTAQILGNNESFEPYTSNVYNRRVLSGEFQIVNHHLLKDLTELDLWDDDMKNRIIANNGSIQNIEEIPQHIRDLYKTVWEISVKSCIKMAADRGAFIDQSQSFNIHVAEPNYGKLTSIHFYGWKMGLKTGMYYLRTKPAVNAIQFTVDKTRLNQSNRINNSGSVSGSPSKMNGDTSTPSKANNSQSPVKPTDNGQQNGSHAERNRRMAEMVCSLENKEDCMMCGS, encoded by the exons ATGGTTCTCAAGTCGAACAAGATGTACGTCTTCAAGCGAG ATGGTCGCAAGGAAGAAGTCCACCTGGACAAAATTACTTCGCGTATCCAGAAACTGTGCTATGGCTTGAACATGGATTTCGTCGATCCG GTCGCAATCACCTTGAAAGTAATCAATGGACTCTACTCGGGTGTGACGACTCAGGAACTGGACAATCTGGCTGCGGAAACGGCTGCCACCATGACAACGGAACATGCGGATTACGCTATTCTGGCTGCACGTTTGGCTGTGTCCAATTTACACAAGGAAACCAAGAAGCACTTTTCCG ATGTGATGCATGATCTGTACATGATGGAGAACGAACACCTGAAGAAGCGCACACCCATGATCTCGGAGTTCCACTACAAGGTTATCATGGACAACGCCGATCGACTGAATTCGGCCATCATTTACGATCGGGACTTTGGCTACAACTACTTCGGCTTCAAAACGTTGGAGCGGTCCTATCTGCTTAAGATCAAGGGTAAGATCGTGGAACGTCCCCAGCACATGTTGATGCGCGTGGCCATCGGTATTCACGGGGAAGACATCGACGCGGCCATTGAGACATATAACTTGCTGTCGGAGAGATACTTCACCCACGCTTCGCCTACCATGTTTGCTGCCGCAACGTGTAGGCCTCAGTTATCGTCCTGCTTCCTGTTGACCATGAGCGACGATAGCATTGAGGGCATCTACGATACGTTGAAACAGTGTGCGTTGATTTCCAAATCCGCCGGCGGTATTGGTTTGAATGTTCACTGCATCCGAGCCAAGGGAACCTACATTGCCGGAACCAACGGCATCTCCAACGGATTGATTCCGATGTTGAGGGTGTACAATAATACGGCTAAGTACGTGGATCAGGGAGGCAACAAGAGGCCTGGTGCATTTGCCATCTATCTGGAGCCGTGGCATGGAGATGTGTTCGAGTTCCTGGATTTGAAAAAGAACACAGGCGCGGAAGATGTCCGAGCTAGGGACATGTTCTACGCGCTGTGGATTCCGGATCTGTTCATGAAACGAGTGGAAGCCAACGAAGACTGGTGCTTGATGTGCCCGCACGAATGTCCTGGATTATCTGATACGTGGGGCGACGAGTTTGAAAAACTGTACACATCCTACGAAGCGGAAGGTCGGTTCATCCGCAAGGTGAAAGCGCAAGATCTGTGGTTCGCGATTATTGAGTCCCAAGTTGAAACCGGAGTACCATACATGCTCTACAAGGACGCTTGCAACAGAAAGAGCAACCAGCAGAACATCGGCACCATCAAGTGTTCGAACCTGTGCACCGAGATCGTGGAATACTCCTCCAAAGATGAAATTGCCGTTTGTAATCTGGCATCCATCGCCTTGAATATGTTCGTAAAACCCGACAAGACATACGACTTCCAGAAACTGAAAGAAGTATCCAAAACTGCCACCAAGAATCTCAACAAAATCATCGACATCAATTTCTATCCGGTGCCGGAGGCCAAACGGTCCAACTTGCGCCACCGCCCGATCGGAATCGGCGTCCAGGGAATGGCCGATGCGTTCATTCTAATGCGGTACCCCTACGACAGCCAAGAAGCCCAGAAGTTGAACCAACAGATCTTCGAGACAATCTACTATGGTGCCCTTGAGGCCAGTTGCGAACTGGCGGAAAAAGAAGGCACATACGAAACTTATGCGGGTTGCCCGGTCAGCAAAGGGATTCTACAGTATGACATGTGGAATAAGGAACCCACAGATCTGTGGGACTGGGCCGCTTTAAAAGATAAGATCGCCAAACACGGAGTTCGCAATTCGCTGCTTTTGGCGCCTATGCCGACGGCTTCGACCGCACAAATTCTCGGCAACAACGAGTCCTTTGAACCGTACACTTCCAACGTTTACAACCGACGAGTACTGTCCGGTGAATTCCAG ATTGTCAACCATCATCTGCTCAAAGATCTGACGGAGCTCGACCTCTGGGATGACGACATGAAGAATCGTATTATTGCCAACAATGGATCGATTCAGAACATAGAAGAAATCCCGCAGCATATCCGTGATCTGTACAAGACGGTGTGGGAAATTTCGGTCAAAAGCTGTATAAAAATGGCAGCGGATCGCGGCGCCTTCATCGATCAATCCCAATCCTTCAACATCCACGTGGCCGAGCCCAACTACGGTAAGTTGACGTCGATCCACTTCTACGGCTGGAAGATGGGACTGAAAACCGGAATGTATTACTTGCGTACCAAGCCGGCGGTTAACGCCATTCAATTTACTGTGGACAAAACTCGGTTGAATCAGTCGAACAGGATAAACAACAGTGGCTCAGTCAGTGGTTCTCCATCGAAAATGAACGGCGATACAAGTACGCCGAGCAAAGCCAACAACAGCCAGTCCCCCGTTAAGCCAACGGACAATGGTCAGCAGAATGGTTCTCATGCCGAGCGTAACCGAAGGATGGCCGAGATGGTGTGCTCGCTGGAAAACAAAGAGGACTGCATGATGTGTGGATCGTAA